One window of the Pseudomonas knackmussii B13 genome contains the following:
- a CDS encoding LysR substrate-binding domain-containing protein, producing MNLFQLRAFDAVAREGSFTRAAERLFISQPAVTGHVKQLEEHYQVNLFRRTARSVELTEEGRRLAAISRTLFALEEEAETLLDANRKLLSGRIEVAADGPHLVMPMLARLRARYPGITVNLRLGNAQETLNALLSEHVDIAVVTEVDERPGLHLRELVESHLCALLPQGHAWCERSDGIPLEELDQQIMVLREPDSITRRTFDRACQARQVQPLVQLELDSREAVTEAVAAELGIGIVSSLEVSRDPRVRAVPLLGEGLAPRHSIGCLERRRGLRVVSAFMELAEEGAS from the coding sequence ATGAACCTCTTCCAGCTCCGCGCCTTCGACGCCGTCGCCCGCGAAGGCAGCTTCACCCGCGCCGCCGAGCGCCTGTTCATCAGCCAGCCGGCGGTGACCGGGCACGTCAAGCAGCTCGAGGAGCACTACCAGGTCAACCTGTTCCGCCGCACCGCCCGCAGCGTGGAACTGACCGAAGAAGGCCGCCGCCTCGCCGCCATCAGCCGCACCCTGTTCGCCCTGGAGGAAGAAGCCGAGACGCTGCTCGACGCCAACCGCAAGCTGCTCAGCGGGCGTATCGAGGTAGCCGCCGACGGCCCGCACCTGGTGATGCCGATGCTCGCCCGCCTGCGCGCGCGCTACCCCGGCATCACCGTCAACCTGCGCCTGGGCAACGCCCAGGAAACCCTGAACGCCCTGCTCAGCGAGCACGTGGACATAGCCGTGGTCACCGAAGTGGACGAGCGCCCCGGCCTGCACCTGCGCGAGCTGGTGGAGTCGCACCTGTGCGCCCTGCTGCCGCAAGGCCACGCCTGGTGCGAGCGCAGCGACGGCATCCCGCTGGAAGAACTCGACCAGCAGATCATGGTGCTGCGCGAACCCGACTCCATCACCCGCCGCACCTTCGACCGCGCCTGTCAGGCCCGGCAGGTGCAGCCCCTGGTGCAGCTGGAACTGGACAGCCGCGAAGCGGTGACCGAGGCGGTGGCGGCAGAACTAGGCATAGGCATCGTGTCGTCGCTGGAAGTCAGCCGCGATCCGCGGGTACGCGCGGTGCCGCTGCTCGGCGAGGGGCTGGCACCCCGCCACTCCATCGGCTGCCTGGAACGGCGCCGCGGGTTGCGGGTGGTGAGCGCGTTCATGGAGCTGGCGGAAGAAGGTGCTTCGTAG
- a CDS encoding helix-turn-helix transcriptional regulator, producing the protein MSSQISEPPFLDIPSKSKALPRPLPGAVLRPHLLRCLLGADSRLTLTVAPAGFGKSLLHGECARLAPPDTQVIWLDLLGHTPLPRELLGNIAEALGGRAATVEELCRLLGRIRHPVWLMLDDYPRHASPLLDACLEDLLERAPQHVRWWISGRLRPAWSLPRLVLQGDVLELDAAALAFDSPTLQGLLSARRIALTAEQREQLLEACAGWPALICLFLRDATADTLPQLLASGTPLLLNYLQREVPPEQLRDNGLLNALLERQPQWFESAAANPSARQVSSPSALSALLSKRELAILQLIASGLSNQEIADQLCLSVNTVKSHAWNINGKLGTERRTQAVAQAKLHGLLG; encoded by the coding sequence ATGTCCTCCCAGATTTCCGAACCGCCCTTCCTCGACATTCCCTCCAAGAGCAAGGCGCTGCCCAGGCCGTTGCCCGGTGCCGTCTTGCGTCCGCACCTGTTGCGCTGCCTGCTGGGCGCGGACAGCCGGCTGACGCTGACCGTGGCTCCCGCGGGATTCGGCAAGAGTTTGTTGCACGGCGAATGCGCCCGGCTGGCGCCACCGGACACCCAGGTGATCTGGCTGGACCTGCTCGGCCATACGCCGCTGCCCAGGGAGTTACTGGGCAACATTGCCGAGGCATTGGGCGGGCGCGCGGCGACAGTGGAGGAGCTGTGCCGGCTGCTGGGGCGCATTCGCCATCCGGTGTGGCTGATGCTCGACGATTATCCGCGGCATGCCAGCCCGCTGCTCGACGCCTGCCTGGAAGACCTCCTGGAGCGCGCCCCACAGCATGTGCGCTGGTGGATCAGCGGCCGGCTCCGGCCCGCCTGGAGCCTGCCGCGCCTGGTGCTGCAGGGCGATGTACTGGAGCTCGATGCAGCCGCACTGGCCTTCGATTCGCCGACGCTCCAGGGGCTGCTGAGCGCGCGCCGGATCGCCCTGACCGCCGAGCAGCGGGAGCAATTGCTGGAGGCGTGCGCGGGATGGCCGGCGCTGATCTGCCTGTTCCTGCGCGACGCCACGGCCGACACCTTGCCGCAGCTGCTGGCCAGCGGAACGCCGCTGCTGCTGAACTACCTGCAACGCGAAGTGCCGCCCGAGCAGCTGCGCGACAACGGCTTGCTGAACGCGCTCTTGGAGCGTCAGCCGCAGTGGTTCGAGTCTGCCGCCGCGAACCCGTCCGCTCGCCAGGTGTCTTCCCCGTCCGCACTCAGCGCGCTGCTGAGCAAGCGCGAGCTGGCCATCCTGCAATTGATCGCCTCGGGGCTTTCCAACCAGGAAATCGCCGATCAGCTCTGCCTGTCAGTTAACACCGTGAAGTCCCACGCCTGGAACATCAACGGCAAGCTCGGCACGGAGCGCCGCACCCAGGCGGTGGCGCAGGCGAAGTTGCATGGATTGCTGGGCTGA
- a CDS encoding DUF1302 domain-containing protein — translation MTITTGLRRFPPCLLGLAVALGALVPNARAATFNIGEIEGQFDSALSIGASWSTQSASQDLVGATNGGNSSASANDDGRLNFKQGETFSKLFKGVHDLELKYGDTGVFLRGKYWYDFELKDESRPFKQISDDGREEGAKSSGAELLDAFVYHNYTISNQPGSARLGKQVVSWGESTFIPNSINSINPIDVAAFRRPGSEIKEGLVPVSMAFASQGLTEKLSAEAFYQLDWEPTVLDNCGTFFGSDTAAHGCDNNLTVGTPAAVKALTPYAGLMGVNIVPEGLIVPRGSNHDARDSGQWGLALRWMGDDTEYGAYAMNIHSRLPYQGMTTPSAAAIQRALTLPGGPAGQLSQTSLLGNSHYFLEYPEDVRLYGLSFATTLPSGTAWSGEISYRPNMPLAINAIDVTNAPVIDVITGALTGGRPDALATANTDLSGYKRKEMTQAQTTLTHFFERVLGADRLTLVGEAGITRLGGLESRNKVRYGRITEVGAYSPSNDEGFYTSTSWGYRARGILDYSDVIAGVNLKPNLAWSHDVQGYGPTFNEGSKAVSLGLDADYRSTYTASLSYTNYFGGDYNNQIDRDFLALSLGVNF, via the coding sequence ATGACAATAACAACAGGGCTCCGACGCTTCCCGCCGTGCCTGCTCGGCCTGGCCGTTGCGCTGGGCGCCCTCGTGCCGAACGCGCGAGCCGCCACCTTCAACATTGGCGAGATCGAGGGGCAGTTCGACTCGGCGCTGTCCATCGGCGCCAGCTGGTCCACGCAGAGCGCCAGCCAGGACCTGGTCGGCGCCACCAACGGCGGCAACAGCAGCGCCTCGGCCAACGACGATGGCCGCCTGAACTTCAAGCAAGGCGAAACCTTCTCCAAGCTGTTCAAGGGCGTCCATGACCTCGAGCTGAAATACGGCGATACCGGCGTATTCCTGCGCGGCAAGTACTGGTACGACTTCGAGCTCAAGGACGAGAGCCGCCCGTTCAAGCAGATCAGCGACGACGGCCGCGAAGAGGGCGCGAAGTCCTCCGGCGCGGAGCTGCTCGATGCCTTCGTCTATCACAACTACACCATCTCCAACCAACCGGGCAGCGCGCGCCTGGGCAAGCAGGTGGTCAGTTGGGGCGAAAGCACCTTCATCCCCAACAGCATCAACTCGATCAACCCGATCGACGTCGCTGCCTTCCGCCGCCCCGGTTCCGAGATCAAGGAAGGCCTGGTCCCGGTCAGCATGGCCTTCGCCTCCCAGGGCCTCACCGAGAAGCTGTCCGCCGAGGCGTTCTACCAGCTGGATTGGGAACCGACGGTGCTCGACAACTGCGGCACCTTCTTCGGCTCCGATACCGCGGCCCACGGCTGCGACAACAACCTCACCGTCGGCACGCCGGCCGCCGTGAAGGCATTGACGCCCTATGCCGGGCTGATGGGCGTGAACATCGTGCCCGAAGGCCTGATCGTGCCGCGCGGGAGCAACCACGATGCGCGCGACAGCGGCCAGTGGGGCCTGGCGCTGCGCTGGATGGGCGACGACACCGAGTACGGCGCCTACGCGATGAACATCCACAGCCGCCTCCCCTACCAGGGCATGACTACGCCCAGCGCCGCCGCCATCCAGCGCGCGCTCACCCTGCCCGGCGGCCCGGCGGGGCAACTGAGCCAGACCTCGCTGCTGGGCAACAGCCACTACTTCCTTGAGTACCCGGAAGACGTGCGCCTTTACGGCCTCAGCTTCGCCACCACCCTGCCCAGCGGCACGGCCTGGTCCGGCGAGATCAGCTACCGGCCGAACATGCCCCTGGCGATCAACGCCATCGACGTCACCAACGCGCCGGTCATCGATGTGATCACCGGCGCCCTGACCGGCGGCCGACCCGATGCACTGGCAACCGCCAATACGGACCTGAGCGGCTACAAGCGCAAGGAGATGACCCAGGCGCAGACCACCCTGACGCACTTTTTCGAGCGCGTACTGGGCGCCGACCGCCTGACCCTCGTGGGCGAAGCCGGCATCACCCGGCTCGGTGGGCTGGAGAGCCGCAACAAGGTGCGCTACGGGCGCATCACCGAGGTCGGGGCGTACAGCCCGAGCAACGACGAGGGCTTCTACACCAGCACCTCCTGGGGCTACCGCGCCCGCGGCATTCTCGACTACAGCGACGTGATCGCCGGCGTCAACCTCAAGCCCAACCTCGCCTGGTCCCACGACGTGCAAGGCTACGGCCCGACCTTCAACGAAGGCAGCAAGGCCGTCAGCCTCGGCCTGGATGCCGACTACCGCAGCACCTACACCGCCAGCCTCTCCTACACCAACTACTTCGGCGGTGATTACAACAACCAGATCGACCGCGATTTCCTCGCGCTCAGTCTCGGCGTGAATTTCTAA
- a CDS encoding DUF1329 domain-containing protein codes for MKTTTRLLGAFALSLLSGSVLAAATPQELATLGASLTPLGAEKAPPPPPAGTVDANGYLADPFANEKPLFVITAANAEQYRARLSEGQLAMFKRYPETFRLPVYPSHRTVGMPKEIYAAVHTSAEKVSLVEGGNGLQGFTDSRVIAFPIPKNGLEVVWNHITRYKGGNVFRASANAFPQRNGDYTPVQMEDQVAFPAFVPDLPKEQADNTLLMFKSVTTAPARLAGNVLLVRDTVDQVKEPRMAWQYNAGQRRVRRAPQIAYDSPGSNADGTRTSDDYDMYNGSPDRFTWTLVGKKEMYIPYNNYRLASPQVKYADILKAGHTNQDLARYELHRVWVVEGTLKEGMRHVYAKRRFYVDEDSWTIAASELYDGRGQLWRVGQAMLMDEYHAQAPWYAFEALYDLISGRYGVYGLMNEEKTWVKFGIPASVNEYTPAALRTSGVR; via the coding sequence ATGAAAACGACCACAAGACTCCTTGGGGCCTTCGCCCTTTCCCTGCTGTCCGGCAGCGTGCTCGCCGCCGCCACGCCACAAGAACTGGCCACCCTGGGCGCCAGCCTGACGCCCCTGGGCGCCGAGAAGGCCCCCCCCCCCCCGCCCGCCGGCACGGTGGATGCCAATGGCTACCTCGCCGATCCCTTCGCCAACGAAAAGCCGCTGTTCGTGATCACCGCCGCGAACGCCGAGCAGTACAGGGCCCGCCTGAGCGAAGGCCAACTGGCGATGTTCAAGCGCTACCCCGAGACCTTCCGCCTGCCGGTGTACCCGAGCCACCGGACCGTGGGCATGCCGAAGGAAATCTATGCGGCCGTGCACACCAGCGCCGAGAAGGTCAGCCTGGTCGAGGGCGGCAACGGCCTGCAGGGCTTCACCGACTCGCGGGTGATCGCCTTCCCGATTCCCAAGAACGGCCTGGAGGTGGTGTGGAACCACATCACCCGCTACAAGGGCGGCAATGTGTTCCGCGCCTCGGCCAACGCCTTCCCGCAACGCAATGGCGACTACACCCCGGTGCAGATGGAAGACCAGGTCGCCTTCCCCGCCTTCGTTCCGGACCTGCCCAAGGAGCAGGCCGACAACACCCTGCTGATGTTCAAGTCGGTGACCACCGCGCCCGCGCGCCTGGCCGGCAACGTGCTGCTGGTGCGCGACACGGTGGACCAGGTGAAGGAACCGCGCATGGCCTGGCAGTACAACGCCGGTCAACGCCGCGTGCGCCGCGCCCCGCAGATCGCCTACGACAGCCCCGGCAGCAACGCCGACGGCACGCGGACCTCGGACGACTACGACATGTACAACGGCTCGCCGGATCGCTTCACCTGGACGCTGGTCGGCAAGAAGGAGATGTACATCCCGTACAACAACTACCGCCTGGCCTCGCCGCAAGTGAAGTACGCCGACATCCTCAAGGCCGGGCACACCAACCAGGACCTCGCGCGCTACGAACTGCACCGTGTCTGGGTCGTGGAAGGCACGCTCAAGGAAGGCATGCGCCACGTCTACGCCAAGCGTCGTTTCTACGTCGACGAAGACTCCTGGACCATCGCCGCCTCCGAGCTCTATGACGGTCGCGGCCAGCTCTGGCGCGTCGGCCAGGCCATGCTCATGGACGAGTACCACGCGCAGGCCCCCTGGTACGCCTTCGAGGCACTCTACGACCTGATCTCCGGCCGCTACGGCGTGTACGGACTGATGAACGAAGAGAAGACCTGGGTGAAGTTCGGCATCCCGGCCTCGGTGAACGAATACACCCCGGCGGCGCTGCGCACTTCCGGCGTGCGCTGA
- a CDS encoding DUF1254 domain-containing protein, producing the protein MSIRPTPWTARVLASALLLGGLAMLPLHGALANATPAASQAEQMDEFRTLVRDVYQYAYPMVLMDITRQQMTNVPDATSVPQRAPINQFAHYRAYPDVHARDVVRLNFDTLYSMAWIDVRKEPVILSLPDTHGRYYLMPMLDMWTDVFAVPGTRTTGNQAGNFALASADWKGELPEGVELIRTPTPVFWIIGRTQANGSADYDKVNKLQDEYRLVPLSQWGRKYTPPTGLPVDPTVDNTTPPLRQINLMSATEVLTRFAQLLKQYPPHASDYPILQRMRRLGLEPGKDFDPAALSAEQRALLDNAAKDAQNDVIQAVRSGSIGILRNGWNWNDSLGSYGTQYRKRALVALAGLGANLPEDALYPNAVADADGKPLSGSNDYVLRFDKGQQPPVGAFWSLTLYDKEGFQVANPLDRFALGSHDALKLGADGSLEIRIQHASPGKDLESNWLPAPSGDFQMMLRLYSPKPAVTNGQWLPPAIRKIN; encoded by the coding sequence ATGAGTATTCGCCCCACCCCCTGGACCGCCCGGGTGCTCGCCAGCGCCTTGCTGCTCGGCGGCCTGGCCATGCTTCCCCTGCACGGCGCCCTGGCCAACGCCACACCAGCTGCCAGCCAGGCTGAACAGATGGACGAGTTCCGCACGCTGGTCCGCGACGTCTACCAGTACGCCTACCCAATGGTGCTGATGGACATCACCCGCCAGCAGATGACCAACGTGCCGGACGCCACCAGCGTGCCGCAGCGCGCACCCATCAACCAGTTCGCCCACTACCGCGCCTACCCCGACGTCCACGCCCGGGACGTGGTGCGGCTCAACTTCGACACCCTCTACTCCATGGCCTGGATCGACGTCCGCAAGGAGCCGGTAATCCTTTCGCTGCCTGATACGCACGGGCGCTACTACCTGATGCCGATGCTGGACATGTGGACCGACGTGTTCGCCGTTCCCGGAACACGCACCACCGGCAACCAGGCGGGCAACTTCGCCCTCGCCAGCGCGGACTGGAAAGGCGAACTGCCCGAGGGCGTGGAGCTGATCCGCACGCCGACGCCGGTGTTCTGGATCATTGGCCGCACCCAAGCCAACGGCTCGGCGGACTACGACAAGGTGAACAAACTGCAGGATGAGTACCGCCTGGTCCCGCTGAGCCAGTGGGGGCGCAAGTACACGCCACCGACGGGCCTGCCTGTCGACCCGACAGTGGACAATACGACGCCGCCGCTGCGGCAGATCAACCTGATGAGCGCCACCGAAGTGCTGACCCGCTTCGCCCAGTTGCTCAAGCAGTATCCGCCGCACGCCAGCGACTACCCCATCCTCCAGCGCATGCGCCGCCTGGGCCTGGAGCCGGGCAAGGACTTCGATCCCGCCGCACTCAGCGCCGAACAGCGGGCGCTGCTCGACAACGCTGCGAAGGACGCCCAGAACGACGTGATCCAGGCCGTACGCTCCGGATCGATAGGCATCCTGCGCAATGGCTGGAACTGGAACGACTCGCTGGGCAGCTACGGCACGCAGTACCGCAAGCGCGCCCTGGTCGCACTGGCCGGCCTGGGGGCCAACCTGCCAGAAGACGCCCTCTACCCCAATGCCGTTGCCGATGCCGATGGCAAGCCCCTCTCCGGCAGCAATGACTACGTCCTGCGTTTCGACAAGGGGCAGCAGCCACCCGTGGGCGCCTTCTGGTCGCTGACCCTGTACGACAAGGAAGGCTTCCAGGTCGCCAACCCTCTGGACCGCTTCGCGCTCGGCAGTCATGACGCGCTCAAGCTCGGCGCCGATGGGTCGCTGGAAATCCGCATTCAGCATGCCTCCCCGGGCAAGGACCTGGAGAGCAACTGGCTGCCGGCGCCCAGTGGCGACTTCCAGATGATGCTCCGCCTGTACTCGCCCAAGCCCGCGGTCACGAATGGCCAATGGCTGCCGCCGGCGATCCGCAAGATCAACTGA
- a CDS encoding DUF1254 domain-containing protein, protein MNKRATLTALGLALALPFGAQAGQPLPADEAREIAHEAYIYAYPLVLMKVTKNVGSNVERPAGLNAPVNQLAHARAFPDPNFTIVVRPNADTLYTALQFDVTKEPLVVEVPDSAGRYYLMPWLDAWTDIFAAPGTRTTGSAAQTFAIVGPNWHGSLPSGITEYRSPTANGLLIGRVQTNGPADYQAVHAFQDSIHAYPLSAHGTRYVPPKGTVNPNQDKTAPPDQVDRMSGAEFFELFARLMKDNPPHANDYPMLDRLKRIGIVPGTDFSYAAAPQAIKDALDAAPASALGQIKSAFRSSGTQANGWRTNLTAVGTYGADYLHRAGVAYAALGANVIEDAIYPTVFSDAEGKPLSSDKRYVLHFDKDQIPPVRAFWSLTMYNQHQLFAANPIKRYAIGDRDKLQFGSDGSLTLYIQRESPGKDKEANWLPAPAQGDFSMNLRLYWPKAEALDGRWTAPAVKRID, encoded by the coding sequence ATGAACAAGAGAGCTACCCTCACCGCGCTGGGACTGGCGCTGGCGCTGCCCTTCGGAGCGCAGGCCGGGCAACCGCTGCCTGCCGACGAAGCCAGGGAGATCGCCCACGAGGCTTACATCTACGCCTATCCGCTGGTGCTCATGAAGGTGACTAAAAACGTGGGAAGCAACGTAGAGCGCCCTGCCGGACTCAACGCGCCGGTCAACCAACTGGCACATGCACGGGCTTTTCCCGATCCCAACTTCACCATAGTGGTACGGCCTAACGCCGATACGCTCTACACGGCGCTGCAGTTCGACGTGACCAAGGAACCCTTGGTGGTCGAGGTGCCGGATTCGGCGGGCCGCTATTACCTGATGCCGTGGCTGGACGCCTGGACCGACATCTTCGCCGCGCCCGGCACCCGCACGACCGGCAGCGCCGCGCAGACCTTCGCCATCGTCGGACCGAACTGGCACGGCAGCCTGCCGAGCGGCATCACCGAGTACCGCAGCCCCACGGCGAACGGCCTGCTCATCGGCCGCGTACAAACCAACGGGCCGGCGGACTACCAGGCGGTGCACGCCTTCCAGGACAGCATCCACGCCTATCCCCTGAGTGCGCACGGCACTCGCTACGTGCCGCCCAAGGGCACGGTGAACCCCAACCAGGACAAGACTGCTCCACCCGATCAAGTCGATCGCATGAGCGGCGCCGAGTTCTTCGAGCTGTTCGCCCGCCTGATGAAGGACAACCCGCCGCACGCCAACGACTACCCCATGCTCGACCGTCTGAAGCGCATCGGCATCGTGCCCGGCACTGACTTCTCCTACGCCGCAGCGCCCCAGGCCATCAAGGACGCCCTGGACGCCGCCCCCGCCAGCGCGCTGGGGCAGATCAAGAGCGCCTTCCGCAGCTCCGGCACCCAGGCCAACGGCTGGCGTACCAACCTGACTGCCGTCGGCACCTACGGCGCCGACTACCTGCACCGCGCCGGCGTGGCCTACGCGGCGCTGGGCGCCAACGTCATCGAGGACGCGATCTACCCGACCGTCTTCAGCGATGCCGAAGGCAAGCCGCTGAGCAGCGACAAGCGCTACGTCTTGCACTTCGACAAGGACCAGATCCCACCGGTCCGCGCCTTCTGGTCGCTGACGATGTACAACCAGCACCAACTCTTCGCGGCCAACCCAATCAAGCGCTATGCGATCGGCGACCGCGACAAGTTGCAGTTCGGCAGCGACGGCTCGCTCACCCTCTACATCCAGCGCGAATCGCCCGGCAAGGACAAGGAGGCCAACTGGCTCCCCGCGCCGGCGCAGGGTGACTTCTCGATGAACCTGCGCCTCTACTGGCCCAAGGCCGAAGCACTGGACGGCCGCTGGACGGCGCCGGCGGTCAAGCGCATCGACTAA
- a CDS encoding AraC family transcriptional regulator — protein sequence MTDYARASGLHGLPGYAASQSLNAQDLLRDAGLPGDLLEHPESLVAYRKMARVVELGAQRSGNPLFGLELGLQQSIAGTIGPLLYLARNSRDVGEALREIGRYFHVHASAARIRLEVQGDLALFHYDPVEAEEVASSRPIVELVLGGGLQLMRLLLGNRWQPRALLLQHAPVKNPQSYSRLLGLVPQFNAPINAWVFDARLLDIPLSSADPELKRLVRQHLDTLGQASVEDLPNHVQQIIRNFLPQGRVAIEQVANYLSLSSRTLQRYLAEEDTSFNLILDQTRKAMASRYLNDSEINLTQLAEILGYSELSAFSRAFNRWFGVSPREWKKRQGQGKSRRLIGQIQRKAR from the coding sequence GTGACCGATTATGCGCGCGCCTCCGGCCTGCACGGGCTGCCCGGGTATGCGGCCAGCCAGTCGTTGAACGCCCAGGATCTGCTGCGCGATGCCGGCTTGCCGGGCGACCTGCTCGAACATCCGGAAAGCCTCGTCGCCTATCGCAAGATGGCCAGGGTCGTCGAACTCGGCGCGCAGCGCTCCGGCAATCCGCTGTTCGGCCTGGAACTCGGCCTGCAGCAAAGCATCGCCGGTACCATCGGCCCCCTGCTCTACCTGGCGCGCAACTCGCGGGATGTCGGCGAGGCGCTGCGGGAAATCGGTCGCTATTTCCATGTGCATGCCAGTGCCGCGCGTATTCGCCTGGAGGTTCAAGGCGACCTGGCGCTGTTCCACTACGACCCGGTGGAGGCCGAGGAAGTCGCCAGCTCGCGGCCCATCGTCGAACTGGTGCTGGGCGGCGGCCTGCAACTCATGCGCCTGCTCCTGGGCAATCGCTGGCAACCGCGCGCCCTGCTCCTGCAGCACGCGCCGGTGAAGAACCCGCAAAGCTACAGCCGGCTCCTCGGCCTGGTGCCGCAATTCAACGCCCCGATCAACGCCTGGGTCTTCGACGCCAGGCTGCTCGACATTCCCCTGAGCTCGGCCGACCCCGAGCTCAAGCGCCTCGTCCGGCAGCACCTCGACACCCTGGGGCAGGCGTCCGTCGAGGACCTGCCCAACCACGTCCAGCAGATCATCCGCAACTTCCTGCCGCAGGGACGGGTGGCCATCGAGCAGGTGGCGAACTACCTCTCCCTCAGCTCGCGCACCCTGCAGCGCTACCTCGCCGAAGAAGACACCTCGTTCAACCTGATTCTCGATCAGACCCGCAAGGCCATGGCGAGCCGCTATCTCAACGACTCGGAAATCAACCTGACGCAGCTCGCGGAAATCCTCGGCTACTCCGAATTGAGCGCATTCTCGCGGGCCTTCAACCGCTGGTTCGGCGTCAGCCCGCGCGAATGGAAGAAGCGCCAGGGTCAGGGAAAATCCCGTCGACTGATCGGCCAGATCCAGCGCAAGGCCCGCTAG
- a CDS encoding SDR family NAD(P)-dependent oxidoreductase → MKSFRNKVAAITGAGSGIGRALAYELAAQGCHLALSDVDAAGLEATRDALTARFGDVCVSTEVVDVADRAQMHAWADRVAGQHGRVNLIFNNAGVAHAGTVEGSGYDEYEWITNINFWGVVHGTKAFLPHLKASGEGHVVNISSIFGLFAQPGMSAYNATKFAVRGFTESLRQELDLEGCGVSVSCVHPGGIKTDIGNRARMNDSMASITGHSTGATRKMFNEQMLRTTPEKAAQVILRGVRRDRRRILIGADARAVDITLRLLPSLYQRMVTMSIRLAARFA, encoded by the coding sequence ATGAAGTCATTCAGGAACAAGGTTGCCGCGATCACCGGCGCGGGGTCCGGTATCGGCCGCGCGCTGGCCTATGAACTGGCCGCGCAGGGCTGCCATCTCGCGTTGTCCGATGTCGACGCGGCGGGGCTCGAGGCGACCCGGGATGCGCTGACCGCCCGCTTCGGTGACGTTTGTGTTTCGACCGAGGTCGTCGATGTCGCCGACCGCGCGCAGATGCATGCCTGGGCCGACCGGGTGGCCGGGCAGCATGGTCGCGTGAACCTGATCTTCAACAATGCCGGCGTCGCGCACGCGGGAACCGTCGAAGGCAGCGGCTACGACGAGTACGAGTGGATCACCAACATCAACTTCTGGGGCGTGGTGCATGGCACCAAGGCCTTCCTGCCACACCTCAAGGCCTCGGGCGAGGGGCATGTGGTGAACATCTCCAGCATCTTCGGCCTGTTCGCCCAGCCCGGTATGAGTGCATATAACGCCACCAAGTTCGCCGTGCGCGGCTTTACCGAGTCCCTGCGCCAGGAGCTGGATCTGGAAGGCTGCGGGGTATCGGTGAGCTGCGTGCATCCGGGGGGAATCAAGACCGACATCGGCAACCGCGCGCGAATGAACGACAGCATGGCGAGCATCACCGGCCATAGCACCGGCGCGACACGCAAGATGTTCAACGAGCAGATGCTGCGAACCACACCGGAAAAAGCCGCACAGGTCATCCTCCGCGGTGTGCGGCGCGACCGCCGGCGCATCCTCATCGGAGCGGACGCCCGCGCGGTCGATATCACGCTACGCCTGTTGCCCTCGCTCTATCAGCGGATGGTGACGATGAGCATCCGCCTGGCGGCGCGCTTCGCCTGA
- a CDS encoding alpha/beta hydrolase, translated as MSVKPDIVFIHGMWCRPTVWAQWLSFFQRLGYNCHAIELPGHDAYVSDSLLRGKSIQHYVDAVASLAMRLPRPVLVGHSLGGLIGQRVAQQTDVAGLVMINSAAPGQVFPLRPSMLPGLIRHFSKWALWRGTFRLSPWEANYLVFNRVAPAERDSLYSLLIAESGRVAYEVGFGRLNPSHSNRVKRESITCPMLALAGGKDRIIPRSVSRRMARWYGSQLDYREYPAQGHWLLGEVGWNLRASEVADWILAKCSAPNNAACETL; from the coding sequence ATGAGCGTGAAGCCCGATATCGTTTTCATCCACGGAATGTGGTGCCGCCCCACCGTCTGGGCCCAATGGCTGTCGTTCTTCCAGCGGCTTGGGTACAACTGCCACGCCATCGAACTCCCCGGTCATGACGCCTATGTCTCGGATAGCCTGCTGCGGGGCAAGTCGATCCAGCACTACGTCGATGCCGTGGCCTCGCTTGCGATGCGCCTGCCGCGGCCGGTTCTGGTCGGCCATTCGCTGGGCGGGCTCATCGGGCAACGGGTGGCGCAACAGACGGATGTTGCCGGCCTGGTCATGATCAACAGTGCAGCGCCCGGGCAGGTATTTCCGCTGCGGCCGTCGATGTTGCCCGGGCTCATCCGTCACTTCAGCAAATGGGCGCTCTGGCGCGGAACCTTCCGGCTCTCGCCCTGGGAGGCGAACTACCTCGTGTTCAACCGGGTAGCGCCAGCCGAACGCGATTCCCTGTATTCCCTGCTGATCGCCGAGTCCGGCCGGGTGGCCTACGAGGTCGGCTTTGGACGCTTGAACCCGTCGCACTCGAATCGGGTGAAGAGGGAGTCGATCACCTGCCCGATGCTGGCCCTGGCGGGCGGCAAGGACAGGATCATCCCCCGCTCGGTGAGTCGCCGCATGGCGCGCTGGTACGGCAGCCAGCTGGACTACCGCGAGTACCCGGCCCAGGGGCACTGGCTGCTCGGCGAGGTGGGCTGGAACCTGCGTGCCAGCGAGGTGGCCGACTGGATCCTGGCCAAGTGCTCGGCGCCGAACAACGCCGCTTGCGAAACCCTCTAG